From the Martelella mediterranea DSM 17316 genome, one window contains:
- the addB gene encoding double-strand break repair protein AddB, whose translation MAQGRARLWTIPPGVAFLDSLAARLLDGSLTDQFRHDPENPLALADVKIFLPTRRAVRELRASFAEKLGGEAAILPEIRALGEVDEDEGFLGESLPEAAEALPPIEPVPRLLELAGLILPWRNRLSDELAGLHGGSPLVAPASPADAVWLARDLAELIDAMETEGVDWDRLSALEQDNYAVWWQLTAEFLGIAAIYWPGRLDELGRSSAVAHRNGLLAGEAERLRTLSSPVIIAGSAGSVPAVAGLIAAAAEMENGVIVLPGLDTAMPEADFQALTAPDLNPAMPDPSIRSHPQYEMARLIERLGLTRAEFEALETPEPDSAARHSVLAAAFAPAEATDRWEAWRETIAPDDLARGFAEVALVEAANERQEAVAVAIALRLALEQETEDGRPSRAALITPDRDLARRVAAELGRFQIEADDSAGTPLAATGQGTLLTLMLEAALKPGDPATLAALLKHPLARFGLSARAMRGAAAAFELLALRGGTRLVPLGHLEAFLDDALEKQTDDRHPPRWRSALPKTAADDARDLARRIDFALQSLIETHVARGPDRAPITENLMLADWAARTGRALEATARDATDDLAALWSGEAGERLAAMLSEIMGSSTPIEADGPQWIEIVAALSASEAVKPRQMGNPRVFIFGAVEARLQDMDTIVLGGMNEGVWPTQPKNNPFLSRGMKAEIGLEPPEKRVGQLAHDLWMTAGAPRLVISRALRQGTAPTVASRWLQRLLAFGGPGLAADLGRRGAVYRDWAEQLDAAPRQPIPGRPAPYPPAERQPERYSFSEIGRLRRDPYAVYAQKVLKLDPLLPLNADPGVKERGILYHALAERFIKSGARPDSEEGRAAMDEIIAELLFEAELAPHLAVSWVPRLRSVADEFLAFETRRRALVPIEQSLTEVPAGFDIPLAGVRLTGIADRIDMLAGGGAEIIDYKTGSSPSLKQARTLLDPQLPLEAAALAVGGFKEVAPVEATSLKYVRLRPGHRFIGEALEKAETAKEAAITAEELAADALREFTRFVIALKSGERPFASRLVPASARDFSGEYDHLARVAEWSTADDGEGGDDD comes from the coding sequence GTGGCGCAAGGGCGGGCGAGATTGTGGACGATACCGCCGGGCGTTGCGTTTCTCGACAGCCTTGCCGCCCGCCTGCTCGATGGCAGCCTGACGGATCAATTCCGACACGACCCCGAAAATCCGCTGGCGCTCGCCGATGTGAAAATATTCCTACCCACCCGCCGCGCGGTCCGCGAACTGCGCGCGTCGTTTGCCGAAAAGCTCGGCGGCGAGGCGGCGATCCTGCCGGAAATCCGCGCGCTTGGCGAAGTCGACGAGGATGAGGGGTTTTTGGGCGAAAGCCTGCCGGAGGCCGCGGAAGCCCTGCCGCCGATCGAGCCGGTGCCGCGGCTGCTGGAGCTTGCCGGGCTGATCCTGCCCTGGCGCAACCGGCTTTCCGACGAGCTTGCCGGCCTGCACGGCGGTTCGCCGCTGGTGGCGCCGGCCAGTCCGGCGGATGCGGTGTGGCTTGCCCGCGACCTTGCCGAACTGATCGACGCGATGGAGACCGAAGGCGTCGACTGGGACCGGCTGTCGGCGCTGGAACAGGACAATTACGCGGTCTGGTGGCAGCTGACCGCCGAATTTCTCGGCATCGCGGCGATCTACTGGCCGGGCCGGCTCGATGAACTCGGCCGTTCCTCGGCTGTCGCCCATCGCAATGGCCTCCTTGCCGGCGAGGCGGAGCGGCTGCGGACTCTTTCCTCGCCCGTCATCATCGCCGGCTCCGCCGGTTCGGTTCCCGCGGTGGCGGGGCTGATCGCGGCGGCGGCGGAGATGGAAAACGGCGTGATCGTGCTGCCCGGCCTCGATACCGCCATGCCGGAGGCGGATTTTCAGGCGCTGACAGCGCCCGATCTCAACCCGGCCATGCCCGATCCCTCGATCCGCAGCCATCCGCAATATGAAATGGCGCGGCTGATCGAACGGCTCGGCCTGACCAGGGCCGAATTCGAGGCTCTCGAGACGCCGGAGCCCGACAGCGCGGCCCGCCACAGCGTGCTCGCCGCCGCCTTCGCGCCGGCCGAGGCAACCGATCGCTGGGAGGCATGGCGCGAGACGATCGCGCCGGATGATCTCGCGCGCGGCTTTGCCGAGGTTGCGTTGGTCGAGGCGGCCAATGAGCGGCAGGAGGCGGTGGCCGTCGCCATCGCGCTCCGGCTGGCGCTGGAGCAGGAAACGGAAGACGGCAGACCGTCGCGCGCGGCGCTGATCACGCCCGACCGGGATCTTGCCCGGCGGGTGGCGGCCGAACTTGGGCGGTTTCAGATCGAGGCGGATGATTCGGCCGGCACGCCATTGGCTGCCACCGGGCAGGGCACGCTGCTGACGCTGATGCTGGAGGCGGCCTTGAAGCCCGGCGATCCGGCCACCCTTGCCGCCCTCCTTAAACACCCGCTCGCCCGTTTCGGCCTGTCGGCCCGCGCCATGCGCGGGGCAGCCGCCGCTTTCGAGCTTTTAGCGCTGAGAGGCGGCACGCGGCTGGTCCCGCTCGGTCATCTGGAGGCATTTCTGGACGATGCGCTGGAGAAACAGACCGACGACCGGCACCCGCCGCGCTGGCGCTCGGCACTACCGAAAACCGCCGCCGATGATGCCCGCGATCTCGCACGGCGCATCGATTTCGCCCTTCAGTCGCTGATTGAAACCCATGTGGCGCGCGGGCCGGACAGGGCGCCGATCACCGAAAACCTCATGCTTGCCGACTGGGCAGCGCGCACCGGACGGGCGCTGGAGGCGACGGCGCGCGATGCGACCGATGATCTGGCGGCGCTGTGGAGCGGGGAGGCCGGGGAGCGGCTGGCGGCCATGCTTTCGGAAATCATGGGCTCCTCGACTCCGATCGAGGCCGACGGGCCGCAATGGATCGAGATCGTCGCGGCGCTTTCGGCCTCCGAGGCGGTCAAGCCGCGCCAGATGGGCAATCCGCGCGTGTTCATCTTCGGCGCGGTCGAGGCGCGGCTGCAGGACATGGACACGATCGTGCTCGGCGGCATGAATGAGGGCGTGTGGCCGACCCAGCCGAAGAACAATCCGTTCCTGTCGCGCGGGATGAAGGCCGAGATTGGGTTGGAGCCGCCGGAAAAGCGCGTCGGTCAGCTTGCCCATGACCTGTGGATGACTGCCGGCGCGCCGAGGCTCGTCATTTCGCGCGCGCTCAGGCAGGGCACCGCGCCAACGGTCGCCAGCCGCTGGCTGCAACGCCTGCTGGCCTTTGGCGGCCCCGGCCTTGCCGCCGACCTTGGCCGTCGTGGCGCGGTCTATCGCGACTGGGCCGAACAACTGGATGCGGCCCCGCGCCAACCGATTCCCGGCCGTCCCGCGCCCTATCCGCCGGCCGAACGCCAGCCGGAGCGCTATTCCTTCTCCGAGATCGGCCGGCTGCGGCGCGACCCCTATGCGGTCTATGCCCAGAAGGTGCTGAAACTCGACCCACTTCTGCCGTTAAACGCCGATCCCGGCGTCAAGGAGCGCGGCATTCTCTACCACGCGCTGGCCGAGCGTTTCATCAAATCGGGCGCGAGACCGGACAGCGAGGAGGGCCGGGCGGCGATGGACGAGATCATCGCGGAACTGCTGTTCGAAGCCGAACTCGCGCCGCATCTCGCGGTCAGCTGGGTGCCGCGCCTGCGCTCGGTCGCCGACGAATTCCTGGCCTTCGAGACCCGTCGGCGGGCGCTGGTCCCGATCGAGCAATCGCTGACCGAGGTTCCGGCCGGCTTCGACATTCCGCTGGCGGGCGTCCGGCTCACCGGCATTGCCGACCGGATCGACATGCTCGCCGGCGGCGGTGCCGAGATCATCGACTACAAGACCGGCTCCTCGCCATCGCTGAAACAGGCCCGCACCCTGCTCGACCCGCAATTGCCGCTGGAGGCGGCGGCCCTTGCGGTGGGCGGTTTCAAGGAGGTTGCGCCGGTGGAAGCGACAAGCCTCAAATATGTGCGGCTGCGCCCCGGCCATCGCTTCATCGGCGAGGCGCTGGAAAAGGCGGAGACAGCCAAGGAAGCCGCC
- a CDS encoding PAS domain-containing sensor histidine kinase → MGRGGTHDNKRHGRVGRQAFRLLLAGTALSLTAASAFAAEAAPPMLSSREVMALSTFGGVLAATVLSTLWFMRLRGRTEAENQRLAAELEAERERISNLKALNAEKNRRIIFWEGPDSEPEFLGALPDEAGAPDDDQAFLAFADWLSPGSTKQLDAAVAALRNRAKAFEMLAETRGGYVLEVIGGTTGGRAHVRFGALESLRAELAELKLEHKRAKAALSRFETLLNGVDAPAWQRDGEGRLIWVNRAYAEAVEAKDAEDALGENRMLLSAATQEKLDGKVKAGAPFKGRQPVVTAGERAFYDLTEVPTGDGSAGIAIDVSALQASETALEQTLESHADTLNHLNTAVAIFDADRRLKFYNQAFEKLWKLDMGFLESHPDNGELFERLRADGKLPEPHQWREWKDKALSVYHSVAPYNDLWYLPSGETLSVFASAHPRGGTTWVFENHTEQVALKTRYNTLVKVQGETIDHLSEGVAVFGPDGRLKLSNPAFLGLWRIGENEAEPGTHIRALMQIGEKDEEAAKGWRLFARMITSFDDERVSRQGRLELASGVVLDYAVTPLPNAQTMLTFVNKTDSVNVERALTEKNDALRKAEEIKNAFLEHVSHELRTPLTSIMGFAELLKSPEIGPLTARQSNYVDHIANSSSVLMTIVNDMIDLKSADAGILQLERDRMSLDDLVDSVADDISSRLQETGVTLEITAPPKLGEITADFQRLKQVLLKILGNAIRYAPRGSIIALSCWRENGDFVFTVTDSGPGISDDALENVFSRFESGGRQAQYAGAGLGLAIVESFVGLHHGKIFIDSEAGAGTTVSCRIPDAVEEKGSADIIAAE, encoded by the coding sequence ATGGGCCGGGGCGGCACTCACGATAACAAGCGGCATGGTCGCGTCGGGCGGCAGGCGTTTCGTCTGCTTCTGGCTGGCACCGCGCTGTCGCTGACGGCGGCTTCAGCCTTTGCCGCCGAAGCCGCGCCGCCGATGCTGTCCTCGCGCGAGGTCATGGCGCTTTCGACCTTTGGCGGGGTTCTGGCCGCCACAGTGCTCTCGACGCTGTGGTTCATGCGCCTGCGCGGCCGCACCGAGGCCGAAAACCAGCGGCTGGCCGCCGAACTCGAGGCCGAGCGCGAACGGATTTCCAATCTCAAGGCGCTGAACGCGGAGAAAAACCGCCGCATCATCTTCTGGGAAGGGCCCGACAGCGAACCAGAATTTCTGGGCGCGCTACCCGATGAAGCCGGGGCTCCCGATGACGACCAAGCGTTTCTCGCCTTTGCCGACTGGCTGTCGCCGGGCAGCACCAAACAGCTCGATGCCGCCGTCGCCGCATTGCGCAACCGCGCCAAGGCCTTCGAAATGCTCGCCGAAACCAGGGGCGGCTATGTGCTGGAAGTGATCGGCGGCACCACCGGCGGGCGCGCCCATGTGCGCTTCGGCGCGCTGGAATCGCTGCGCGCGGAGCTGGCCGAGCTGAAGCTGGAGCACAAGCGCGCCAAGGCCGCGCTGTCGCGGTTCGAGACGCTGCTGAACGGCGTCGACGCGCCGGCCTGGCAGCGCGATGGCGAGGGCCGGCTGATCTGGGTCAACCGCGCCTATGCCGAAGCCGTGGAGGCGAAGGACGCCGAGGACGCGCTTGGCGAAAACCGCATGCTGCTGTCGGCCGCCACCCAGGAAAAGCTTGATGGCAAGGTCAAGGCCGGCGCGCCTTTCAAGGGCCGACAGCCGGTGGTGACCGCCGGCGAACGCGCCTTTTACGATCTGACCGAAGTGCCGACCGGCGATGGCTCGGCAGGCATTGCGATCGACGTCTCCGCCCTGCAGGCATCCGAGACGGCGCTGGAACAGACGCTTGAAAGCCATGCCGATACGCTGAACCACCTCAACACCGCGGTCGCGATCTTCGATGCCGACCGGCGGCTGAAATTCTACAATCAGGCGTTCGAGAAACTCTGGAAGCTCGATATGGGCTTCCTCGAAAGCCATCCCGACAACGGCGAACTGTTCGAGCGCCTGCGCGCCGACGGCAAGCTGCCGGAGCCGCATCAGTGGCGCGAATGGAAGGACAAGGCGCTGTCGGTCTATCACTCGGTCGCGCCCTATAACGACCTCTGGTATCTGCCGAGCGGGGAGACGCTCAGCGTGTTCGCCTCCGCCCATCCGCGCGGCGGCACCACCTGGGTGTTTGAAAACCACACCGAGCAGGTGGCGCTCAAGACCCGCTACAACACGCTGGTCAAGGTCCAGGGCGAGACCATCGATCATCTCTCCGAAGGGGTCGCGGTGTTCGGGCCGGACGGGCGGCTCAAGCTTTCCAACCCGGCCTTCCTGGGCCTGTGGCGGATCGGCGAGAACGAGGCCGAACCCGGCACCCATATCCGCGCACTGATGCAGATCGGCGAGAAGGACGAGGAAGCGGCCAAGGGCTGGCGGCTGTTCGCCCGGATGATCACCTCCTTCGACGACGAGCGCGTGTCGCGCCAGGGCCGGCTGGAACTGGCGTCGGGCGTGGTGCTCGACTACGCCGTGACGCCCCTTCCCAACGCCCAGACCATGCTGACCTTCGTCAACAAGACGGATTCGGTCAATGTCGAGCGCGCGCTGACGGAGAAGAACGACGCGCTGCGCAAGGCCGAGGAAATCAAGAACGCCTTCCTCGAACACGTCTCCCACGAGCTGCGCACGCCGCTGACCTCGATCATGGGCTTCGCCGAGCTGCTGAAATCGCCGGAAATCGGGCCGCTGACGGCGCGCCAGAGCAATTATGTCGATCACATCGCCAATTCCTCCTCGGTGCTGATGACGATCGTCAACGACATGATCGACCTGAAATCCGCCGATGCCGGCATCCTCCAGCTCGAGCGCGACCGGATGTCGCTCGATGATCTGGTCGATTCGGTCGCCGACGATATTTCGAGCCGGTTGCAGGAAACCGGTGTGACGCTGGAAATCACCGCGCCGCCGAAGCTCGGCGAGATCACCGCCGATTTCCAGCGGTTGAAACAGGTGCTCTTGAAAATCCTCGGCAACGCCATCCGCTATGCCCCGCGCGGCTCGATCATCGCGCTGTCATGCTGGCGGGAAAACGGCGATTTCGTCTTCACCGTCACCGATAGCGGCCCCGGCATCAGCGATGACGCGCTTGAGAACGTGTTCTCCCGCTTCGAATCGGGCGGGCGGCAGGCGCAATATGCCGGCGCGGGCCTTGGCCTCGCGATCGTCGAGAGCTTCGTCGGCCTCCATCACGGCAAGATCTTCATCGATTCCGAAGCCGGCGCCGGCACCACGGTTTCCTGCCGGATCCCCGATGCCGTCGAGGAAAAGGGGTCGGCCGATATCATCGCGGCCGAATGA
- a CDS encoding MFS transporter, with protein MRGQSETTQNMTSIMVAGGLVLALSFGVRSVLGGVIEPLSNDLFGGRLEIFSISLAIQNLVWGLAQPFFGMLADKYGDRRAMWLGFAFYVLGMGISIIGTTPFAQHMGAGVLVGMGISGTAFGTVLAVVGRAAPPEKRGFYLGVASATGSAGQAILPFLVAFLITHFDWRMTMAILTVLLVPMAFAIPFLKVKQAPGASAPPPIDLPQTLRQAFGHTSFLMLGLGFFVCGFHLAFITAHLPTYVQNFCAGTGMSPSQLRGLGLQALALAGFGNIFGTLLASKLGNIFAKPHVLAAIYALRAVVILVFIWLPLTPASVLIFGMLMGGLWLSTVPLTSGLIVVMFGPRSMGTLFGFVFLSHQIGGFTGVWLGGAWFDRYGNYDMIWYAAIVLGLVSALVHLTVRERPAPAFA; from the coding sequence ATGCGCGGGCAATCGGAAACCACCCAGAACATGACCAGCATCATGGTCGCAGGCGGGCTCGTGCTGGCGCTGTCCTTCGGGGTGCGCTCGGTGCTCGGCGGGGTGATCGAGCCGCTGTCCAACGACCTGTTCGGCGGGCGGCTGGAAATCTTCTCGATCTCGCTTGCGATCCAGAACCTGGTTTGGGGGCTTGCCCAGCCGTTTTTCGGCATGCTGGCCGATAAATATGGCGACCGGCGCGCCATGTGGCTCGGCTTTGCCTTCTACGTGCTCGGCATGGGCATTTCGATCATCGGCACCACGCCCTTTGCCCAGCATATGGGCGCGGGCGTGCTGGTCGGCATGGGCATTTCCGGCACGGCCTTCGGCACGGTGCTTGCCGTCGTCGGCCGCGCCGCGCCGCCGGAAAAGCGCGGCTTCTATCTCGGCGTGGCGTCCGCCACCGGCTCGGCCGGGCAAGCGATCCTGCCGTTTCTGGTCGCCTTCCTGATCACCCATTTCGACTGGCGCATGACGATGGCGATCCTGACGGTGCTCCTGGTGCCGATGGCGTTCGCGATCCCCTTCCTCAAGGTGAAGCAGGCGCCCGGCGCAAGCGCGCCGCCGCCGATCGATCTGCCGCAAACCCTGAGGCAGGCCTTCGGCCATACCAGCTTCCTGATGCTGGGGCTCGGCTTCTTCGTCTGCGGCTTTCACCTCGCCTTCATCACCGCCCACCTGCCGACCTATGTGCAGAATTTCTGCGCCGGCACCGGCATGTCGCCGTCGCAATTGCGCGGGCTCGGCCTGCAGGCGCTGGCGCTGGCGGGTTTCGGCAACATCTTCGGCACGCTGCTGGCTTCCAAGCTCGGCAATATCTTCGCCAAGCCCCATGTGCTGGCGGCGATCTACGCGCTGAGAGCCGTGGTTATTCTCGTGTTCATATGGCTGCCGCTGACGCCCGCATCGGTGCTGATCTTCGGCATGCTGATGGGCGGGCTCTGGCTTTCCACCGTGCCGCTCACCAGCGGTTTGATCGTGGTGATGTTTGGCCCGCGATCGATGGGCACGCTGTTCGGCTTCGTGTTCCTGAGCCACCAGATCGGCGGTTTCACCGGGGTCTGGCTCGGCGGCGCGTGGTTCGACCGCTACGGCAATTACGACATGATCTGGTATGCCGCGATCGTCCTCGGCCTGGTTTCGGCGCTGGTGCATCTGACGGTGCGCGAGCGACCTGCCCCGGCCTTCGCCTGA
- a CDS encoding RidA family protein: MSKIEYFHAEGGASNPAPLSPAVRAGDFVYVSGQVPTLADGSVVAHDVETQTAQVMRNIEEALKLAGCELSDICKTTVWLHDARDFARFNKAYSAFFEQGKFPARSTTEARLMINILVEIEAVAYKPV; the protein is encoded by the coding sequence ATGAGCAAGATCGAGTATTTCCACGCCGAAGGCGGCGCGTCCAATCCGGCGCCCCTGAGCCCGGCCGTCAGGGCCGGCGATTTCGTCTATGTCTCCGGTCAGGTGCCGACCCTTGCCGATGGATCGGTCGTAGCCCACGACGTCGAGACCCAGACCGCGCAGGTGATGCGCAATATCGAGGAGGCGCTGAAGCTCGCCGGCTGCGAACTCTCCGATATCTGCAAGACCACGGTATGGCTGCACGATGCCCGCGATTTCGCCCGGTTCAACAAGGCCTATTCCGCGTTTTTCGAACAGGGCAAGTTTCCCGCCCGCTCGACCACCGAGGCGCGGCTGATGATCAACATCCTGGTCGAGATCGAGGCGGTTGCCTACAAGCCGGTTTAA
- a CDS encoding SDR family oxidoreductase yields the protein MKRLEGRVALVTGGVGGVGAAVVKDFLAEGTAVIISDIRADKVDEAVAGLKAEGHAVAAAAASITDYDAFKSAVEAATGELGPVDIVVANAFVGGTSPTLDKTTPESFRQDVADNLAGTFNTVRAVIDGMKAARRGAIVVIGSVNGLTTLGQPAYSAAKAGLESLTRTMATEYGEHNIRANIICPGTVQTPAWDARIAQKPDVLDGLTKWYPLGRVATPGDIAKAVTFLASDDAGFISGVTLPVDGGLMAGNLQMARELTLEDR from the coding sequence ATGAAACGACTGGAAGGGCGGGTCGCGCTCGTCACCGGCGGCGTCGGCGGCGTCGGCGCGGCGGTGGTCAAGGATTTCCTGGCCGAGGGCACTGCCGTCATCATCAGCGATATCCGCGCCGACAAGGTGGACGAGGCGGTCGCGGGTCTCAAGGCCGAGGGCCATGCCGTCGCCGCTGCTGCGGCCAGCATCACCGATTACGACGCCTTCAAGTCTGCCGTCGAGGCCGCGACCGGCGAACTGGGCCCGGTCGATATCGTCGTCGCCAACGCCTTTGTCGGCGGCACTTCGCCCACGCTCGACAAGACCACGCCGGAGAGCTTTCGTCAGGATGTTGCCGACAATCTCGCCGGCACGTTCAACACCGTGCGCGCGGTGATCGACGGCATGAAGGCGGCCAGGCGCGGCGCGATCGTGGTGATCGGCTCGGTCAACGGGCTCACCACGCTCGGCCAGCCGGCCTACAGCGCCGCCAAGGCAGGGCTTGAAAGCCTGACGCGGACCATGGCGACCGAATATGGCGAACACAATATCCGCGCCAACATCATCTGCCCCGGTACGGTGCAGACGCCGGCCTGGGACGCGCGGATCGCGCAGAAGCCCGACGTGCTGGACGGTCTTACAAAATGGTATCCGCTCGGCCGCGTCGCCACCCCCGGCGACATCGCAAAGGCGGTGACCTTCCTTGCCTCCGACGATGCCGGCTTCATCTCCGGCGTGACGCTGCCGGTCGATGGCGGGCTGATGGCCGGCAATCTGCAAATGGCGCGCGAACTGACGCTGGAAGATCGCTGA
- a CDS encoding alanine racemase, giving the protein MSAPKGTNVTFEDLETPAPLVDLAIVDANLKRMQDYCDSHGIRLRPHIKTHKSIAMAKRQLALGAHGITCQKLGEAEVMADAGIDDILISYPLVGKAKRLAALAARVKMTVAIDSEQALTTAAEAAASAGHTIGVLVEFDSGAKRTGVVRVEDALALARKIAETPHLTFAGLMTYPANENTVAFVNAARAAFDDAGIAIPMVSGGGTPDAFSVHELGVIDELRVGTYIYNDRMMIGAGHASLADCAFDVIATVVSRPEENRAIIDAGSKSLTSDPAGKGGPGHGLIRAYPDTVIDRLSEEHGMVDLTHSTAKPEIGEKLRIVPNHVCPVTNLHDAIWVEADGEISEWPVDARGLTR; this is encoded by the coding sequence ATGTCCGCGCCGAAAGGAACCAATGTGACGTTTGAAGACCTCGAAACCCCCGCCCCGCTTGTCGATCTCGCCATTGTCGACGCCAATCTGAAGCGGATGCAGGATTATTGCGACAGCCACGGCATCAGGCTCAGGCCGCATATCAAGACCCACAAGAGCATCGCCATGGCGAAGCGCCAGCTCGCGCTCGGCGCGCATGGCATCACCTGCCAGAAGCTCGGCGAGGCCGAGGTGATGGCCGATGCCGGGATCGACGATATCCTGATTTCCTATCCGCTGGTCGGCAAGGCGAAGCGTCTCGCCGCCCTTGCCGCGCGGGTGAAGATGACCGTTGCGATCGACAGTGAGCAAGCCCTTACCACAGCCGCCGAGGCGGCCGCGAGCGCTGGCCATACGATCGGTGTGCTGGTTGAATTCGACAGCGGCGCGAAACGCACCGGCGTGGTGCGGGTCGAGGATGCGCTGGCGCTTGCCCGCAAGATCGCCGAAACGCCGCATCTGACCTTTGCCGGGCTGATGACCTATCCGGCGAACGAAAACACCGTCGCCTTCGTCAACGCCGCCCGCGCCGCCTTCGATGACGCCGGCATTGCCATTCCGATGGTCTCGGGCGGCGGCACGCCGGATGCCTTCAGCGTCCATGAGCTTGGCGTGATCGATGAGCTCCGGGTCGGGACCTATATCTACAATGACCGTATGATGATCGGCGCCGGCCATGCCAGCCTCGCCGATTGCGCCTTCGATGTGATCGCCACCGTGGTGAGCCGCCCGGAGGAAAACCGCGCGATCATCGACGCCGGCTCGAAATCGCTCACCAGCGATCCCGCCGGCAAGGGCGGGCCGGGCCATGGCCTTATCCGCGCTTATCCCGATACCGTGATCGACCGGCTGAGCGAGGAACACGGCATGGTCGACCTCACGCACTCCACCGCCAAGCCCGAGATCGGCGAAAAGCTGCGGATCGTGCCCAACCATGTCTGCCCGGTCACCAACCTGCATGACGCGATCTGGGTCGAGGCCGATGGCGAGATCAGCGAATGGCCGGTCGATGCGCGCGGGCTGACGCGATAG
- a CDS encoding copper homeostasis protein CutC produces MTTLLEICVGDTGGLDTAVEAGADRIELCAALDQGGLTPSTGLIELAAAAPVPVHVLIRPRAGGFVYSAREFETMLRDIAFCRAAGIAGVVIGALDRNHDLDADGLATLIAAAGGMDITLHRAFDLTRDPFAALETAVALGIPRILTSGQEQRASEGRELIAELAKAADGRIALMPGGGLNPENAHLFLAIPGVSELHASCTMRHQAEGLKLQGFESAAPGRTDAAAIRAMKAAMA; encoded by the coding sequence ATGACCACACTTTTGGAAATCTGTGTCGGCGATACCGGCGGACTTGATACGGCGGTGGAAGCCGGCGCCGACCGGATCGAATTATGCGCGGCGCTCGACCAGGGCGGGCTGACGCCGTCTACCGGGCTGATTGAACTTGCCGCCGCCGCGCCGGTGCCCGTCCATGTGTTGATCCGCCCGCGCGCCGGCGGCTTCGTCTATTCGGCGCGGGAGTTCGAAACCATGCTGCGCGATATCGCCTTTTGCCGGGCGGCGGGCATTGCTGGCGTGGTCATCGGCGCGCTCGACCGCAATCACGATCTCGACGCGGACGGGCTTGCGACCCTCATCGCGGCTGCCGGCGGCATGGATATCACCCTGCACCGCGCCTTCGACCTGACCCGCGATCCCTTCGCCGCGCTTGAGACCGCGGTCGCGCTCGGCATTCCGCGCATTCTCACCTCCGGGCAGGAGCAGCGCGCCAGCGAAGGCCGCGAGCTGATTGCCGAACTGGCGAAGGCGGCGGACGGACGGATCGCGCTGATGCCGGGCGGCGGTCTCAATCCCGAAAACGCCCACCTGTTTCTGGCGATCCCGGGCGTCAGCGAACTGCATGCCTCCTGCACGATGCGCCATCAGGCCGAAGGCTTGAAGCTGCAGGGGTTTGAGAGCGCCGCGCCCGGCCGCACCGACGCCGCCGCGATCCGGGCGATGAAGGCGGCGATGGCCTGA
- a CDS encoding MFS transporter yields MPNTVSLILKNPSIRISAAGVFCFGFAGAATAPYLSVIGIQELGMSDRAYALVMAAGALISVAASVLIGNLTDRLGSYRLMLALCAVSGFVGFTGVYLLPSIGSFALAKVAFIPLFTALYPLLFANVRTETASLPSAEVASVNSGIRAVLSLSWVLVPGVVGVALAESRNMLPAFLFAGMASLACLALFVFGMAKPDKTLRVRPAESFFRAFAAFSQRGLWLRLLAIALMTAMLHMNAAVLPLIVTDQAGGAVADIGVLVGIVAALEIVFIIGWGYAERYVPQVAILIVGTVIYAAYLFLLGNITAVWQAYALTGIAGLGAAAIISIPVTYLQNLIAHKAGLGASLISVNMFASAGIAAAQFAIGTRVTDYAGTAILSAAAGFAGALLVFFLDRRRS; encoded by the coding sequence ATGCCCAACACAGTCTCGCTCATTCTGAAAAACCCGTCGATCCGCATTTCAGCGGCGGGCGTTTTCTGTTTCGGCTTCGCGGGTGCCGCCACAGCGCCCTATCTCTCGGTCATCGGCATCCAGGAACTCGGCATGAGCGACCGGGCCTATGCGCTGGTAATGGCGGCGGGCGCGCTGATTTCGGTGGCGGCAAGCGTCCTGATCGGCAACCTCACAGACCGGCTCGGCAGCTACCGGCTGATGCTGGCGCTCTGCGCCGTTTCGGGCTTCGTCGGCTTTACCGGCGTCTACCTTCTGCCGTCGATCGGCAGCTTCGCGCTGGCGAAGGTAGCGTTCATTCCGCTGTTCACGGCACTTTATCCTCTGCTGTTCGCCAATGTCCGCACCGAAACGGCAAGTCTGCCCTCGGCAGAGGTGGCATCGGTCAATTCCGGCATCAGGGCGGTCTTGTCGCTCTCCTGGGTGCTGGTGCCGGGCGTGGTCGGCGTCGCGCTCGCCGAAAGCAGGAATATGCTGCCGGCCTTTCTGTTCGCCGGCATGGCCTCGCTCGCCTGTCTCGCGCTGTTCGTTTTCGGCATGGCAAAACCGGACAAGACGCTGCGGGTGCGGCCGGCGGAGTCCTTTTTCAGGGCGTTTGCGGCGTTCTCGCAGCGCGGGCTGTGGCTGCGTCTGCTGGCGATCGCCCTGATGACCGCCATGCTGCATATGAACGCCGCGGTACTGCCGCTGATCGTGACCGATCAGGCCGGCGGTGCGGTCGCCGATATCGGCGTACTGGTCGGCATCGTCGCCGCGCTCGAGATCGTGTTCATCATCGGCTGGGGCTATGCGGAACGCTATGTGCCGCAGGTCGCGATCCTGATTGTCGGCACGGTGATTTACGCAGCCTATCTGTTTCTGCTCGGCAATATCACCGCGGTGTGGCAGGCCTATGCGCTGACGGGGATCGCCGGCCTCGGGGCGGCGGCGATCATCTCGATCCCGGTGACCTATCTGCAGAACCTGATCGCCCACAAGGCCGGGCTCGGCGCCTCGCTGATATCCGTCAACATGTTCGCCAGCGCCGGCATCGCCGCCGCGCAATTCGCGATCGGCACCAGGGTGACCGATTATGCGGGAACCGCTATCTTGTCCGCCGCCGCCGGGTTCGCCGGCGCGCTGCTGGTCTTCTTTCTCGACCGGAGACGTTCATGA